In Halobacterium noricense, the genomic stretch GGGCGTCTACGCGGGCCACGAGGACGACCTCAACGACGACCTCTCGACGCTCACGCGCGTCGTCACGTCGTCGGCGTCCCGGCGGCTCGCGGAGTTCGCCTGCGACTTCGTCGAGGCGGGCCGCGGCCCCGACGGGACTGACGGTTTCACGGTCGTCCACAAGGCGAACGTGATGCGGAAGACGGACAGCCGCTTCCGCGACGGCGTGCTCTCCGTGGCCGACGAGCAGGGCGTCGCGACCGACGAGGAGCTGATGGACGCGTTCGCGACGCGGCTGCCGCTGTACCCCGACGACTACGACGTGGTCGTCTGTCCGAATCTCGCGGGCGACGTGCTCTCGGACCTCGCAGCCGGCCTCGTCGGCGGCCTCGGCCTGCTGCCCTCGGCGAACGTCGGCGAGGAGCGCGGGCTGTTCGAGCCCGTCCACGGCACCGCGCCGGACATCGCTGGCGAGGGCGTCGCCAACCCCGGCGCGACCGTGCTGTCGGCGGCGATGCTGCTGGAGTTCCTCGGCTACGACGCGGACGGCCAGCGCGTCCGCGACGCCGTCGAAGGCGTGCTCGCGGACGGTCCGCGGACGTCCGACCTCGGCGGCGACGCTACCACAGAACAGGTCGGCGACGCGATTCTCGACCGGCTGTAGCGGCTCCCTCTTTTCAGTAGACGAGTTCGCCGTCGATGAACTTCCGCGCGCGCTCGTCGCGGGGGTTCTCGAAGACGCGGTCGGTCGGCCCCGCCTCGATGACGCTGTCGTCGAGAAGGACGGCGACGCGGTCGGCGACGCGCTGGGCCTGATTCATGTCGTGCGTCGCCACGACGACGCCGATGTCGCGCTCGGCGGCCGCAGTCATGGCGTCCTCGATGACGGCAGTGTTCCGCGGGTCGAGGTCCGAGGTCGGCTCGTCGAGCAGCAGGAAGTCGGGGTCGTACGCCAGTGCGCGCGCGAACGCAACGCGCTGGGCCTCCCCGCCCGAGAGCGAGTCCACGTGCGTGTCCGCGTAGTCGGCGAGCCCGACCACGTCGAGCGCGTCGCGAACCGCGT encodes the following:
- a CDS encoding isocitrate/isopropylmalate family dehydrogenase — protein: MSEEIAVIPGDGIGQEVVPVAVDVLDAVGDFDFVHADAGDAVKEETGTALPAETRAAVEAADATLFGAAGETAADVILPLRSAVESFVNIRPARAYPGVDALRPETDVVFLRENTEGVYAGHEDDLNDDLSTLTRVVTSSASRRLAEFACDFVEAGRGPDGTDGFTVVHKANVMRKTDSRFRDGVLSVADEQGVATDEELMDAFATRLPLYPDDYDVVVCPNLAGDVLSDLAAGLVGGLGLLPSANVGEERGLFEPVHGTAPDIAGEGVANPGATVLSAAMLLEFLGYDADGQRVRDAVEGVLADGPRTSDLGGDATTEQVGDAILDRL
- a CDS encoding amino acid ABC transporter ATP-binding protein — translated: MTLRADGVTHAYEDDAAVFRDVDLRVPRGDIVTVIGPSGVGKSTLLRLLGLFTPPDEGTVSVDGDDAWSLPGDERLALRRRVGVVFQEASLFDASVARNVEYGLRVRRSWRERVRDELRALVGTTDPPDAVRDALDVVGLADYADTHVDSLSGGEAQRVAFARALAYDPDFLLLDEPTSDLDPRNTAVIEDAMTAAAERDIGVVVATHDMNQAQRVADRVAVLLDDSVIEAGPTDRVFENPRDERARKFIDGELVY